Proteins encoded by one window of Shewanella avicenniae:
- a CDS encoding flagellin, whose amino-acid sequence MAITVNTNVTSLKSQKNLNGANSALQTSMERLSSGLRINSAKDDAAGLQISNRLTSQINGLDVAQRNANDGISIAQTAEGAMQESTNILQRMRDLSLQSANGSNSQADRDAMQKELSALQQELTRISDTTSFGGQKLIDGSYGTQAFQVGSNANETISVSLISVAASDIGAYKSDDTGTRYGSFVTTAAGSNGHTSISLGITAGTKTTNVTTADNDTAAELADKINRSGSAVTATARTEVQAALTGSFANGLTMNVDDGSVSAQVSLTGYSTEEDLAKAINNASGETGVTATLDNGVLSIVSASGADINFTSTGANAGASLVLTNIGADGLANATTATVSGASSQTAVGTVAFTSAQSFTLSSNASELTSETTGVFAGANTIDISTAAGSQNAIAIIDGAISMIDGSRSDLGAIQNRMSFTINNLNNISTNVADARSRIQDVDFAKETATMTKQQILSQTSSAMLAQANQIPQVALSLLGG is encoded by the coding sequence ATGGCTATTACTGTTAATACCAATGTGACCTCACTGAAGTCACAAAAAAACCTAAACGGCGCCAATAGTGCGCTGCAAACCTCAATGGAGCGTCTGTCATCTGGATTGCGTATCAATAGCGCCAAAGATGACGCCGCAGGTCTGCAAATCTCTAACCGTTTGACCAGTCAGATTAATGGTTTGGATGTGGCGCAACGTAACGCTAACGACGGTATTTCGATTGCGCAAACCGCCGAAGGTGCAATGCAGGAATCAACCAATATTTTGCAACGTATGCGTGATTTGTCTTTGCAATCTGCTAACGGTTCCAACTCACAGGCTGACCGTGATGCGATGCAAAAGGAACTATCAGCATTACAACAAGAGTTAACGCGGATTTCCGATACCACTTCTTTTGGTGGACAAAAGCTGATTGACGGAAGCTACGGTACGCAAGCGTTTCAGGTCGGTTCTAATGCAAACGAAACTATCTCTGTTTCGTTAATATCTGTAGCTGCTTCTGATATTGGCGCTTATAAAAGTGATGATACAGGGACTCGATATGGGTCCTTTGTGACCACTGCCGCAGGCAGCAACGGGCATACGTCGATCAGCTTGGGTATCACTGCAGGTACTAAAACTACCAATGTAACAACCGCCGACAACGATACTGCCGCAGAATTGGCAGACAAGATCAATAGGTCGGGCTCGGCTGTAACAGCGACGGCGAGGACTGAGGTTCAGGCGGCTCTAACAGGGAGTTTTGCCAATGGCTTAACCATGAATGTTGATGATGGCAGCGTTTCTGCGCAAGTTTCTTTGACTGGCTATTCAACCGAAGAAGATCTGGCTAAGGCGATTAACAATGCATCGGGTGAAACCGGTGTCACTGCCACTCTTGATAATGGTGTATTGTCAATTGTCAGTGCGAGTGGTGCAGATATTAACTTTACTTCTACAGGTGCTAACGCAGGTGCCTCTTTAGTCTTGACTAACATTGGTGCTGACGGTCTAGCTAACGCCACTACCGCAACAGTTAGTGGTGCTTCATCACAAACAGCGGTTGGCACTGTCGCATTTACTTCAGCACAAAGTTTCACTCTATCTTCAAACGCTTCAGAACTGACCAGTGAAACAACAGGTGTGTTTGCTGGTGCAAATACTATTGATATCAGCACTGCAGCGGGTTCTCAAAACGCAATCGCCATTATTGATGGCGCTATTTCGATGATTGATGGCTCTCGCTCTGATTTAGGTGCGATTCAAAACCGTATGAGTTTTACCATCAATAACTTAAATAACATCTCGACTAACGTGGCTGATGCCCGTAGCCGTATTCAAGATGTCGACTTTGCCAAAGAGACGGCCACCATGACCAAACAGCAGATTCTGTCGCAAACCTCATCTGCGATGTTGGCGCAAGCTAACCAGATTCCGCAAGTGGCGTTGTCGTTACTTGGTGGTTAA
- a CDS encoding flagellar protein FlaG, which produces MSGVSLHADTAMQPMVSSAAAANKPVAADVAPNGVAAKSVQPINAGANIAANPEITQAVNNAESANSQDAQAELSQVALDLTETMSMMKKGLEFKVAEQDGQPVVSVVDVDSGDVIRQIPSEEALKLAEKMSEVAGLLMKTEA; this is translated from the coding sequence ATGAGTGGCGTATCATTACATGCAGATACTGCGATGCAGCCAATGGTGTCATCTGCGGCCGCAGCCAATAAACCGGTAGCCGCTGATGTGGCACCGAACGGCGTTGCCGCTAAATCCGTTCAGCCTATTAACGCTGGTGCGAATATTGCAGCAAACCCTGAGATAACTCAGGCTGTCAATAATGCCGAATCCGCTAACTCGCAGGATGCGCAGGCAGAGTTGAGCCAAGTTGCCTTGGATTTGACCGAAACCATGTCCATGATGAAAAAAGGGCTAGAGTTTAAAGTAGCCGAACAAGATGGTCAGCCGGTGGTTAGCGTGGTGGACGTGGATTCAGGTGATGTTATTCGCCAAATCCCGTCAGAAGAAGCCTTGAAACTGGCGGAAAAGATGTCAGAAGTCGCAGGGTTGTTGATGAAGACGGAAGCTTAA
- the fliD gene encoding flagellar filament capping protein FliD, whose amino-acid sequence MAGVSATGLGSGLDIGSIVSALVNAEKSPKTAALNADQAEATSKISAIGSLKSAISSFVDSLTNLGKAETFGGYSTKRSNFDYFTATASEAAAAGSYKIQVDQLAESQKLATGIVTDVTEALGSGSLGFTVDGDSFSVDIDGDDSLQDIVSKINEAEDNVGVTATIINGDAGAQLVLTSNETGTANNITVAATADLVGSKLDTLFNNMTEIQPAKQATVYIDGLLVTSNSNTLDNAITGVTLDLTDADPNETTTLTVSANTSKPKEAIDAFVEAYNEMMTTVKNLSSFNADTETGSVLQGDSTIRSIQSQFRTAISSMFDTGDGTMALTNFGISTTREGTLEVDSDKLDDALKNNAVGLTQFFTAEDTGFAARLSAIGESYTQTGGILDSRNESYERKLDRIADERERLDRKMAAYESRLTAQYNAMDLLVGQLNTQSSTIQARIDSLPGLVRNND is encoded by the coding sequence ATGGCTGGCGTATCAGCTACAGGCTTAGGCTCAGGGTTAGACATCGGCAGTATTGTGTCTGCGCTGGTGAATGCTGAAAAATCACCTAAAACCGCGGCGCTCAATGCTGATCAAGCGGAAGCAACCTCAAAAATATCAGCTATTGGCTCATTAAAAAGTGCCATTTCATCGTTTGTCGATTCATTGACTAACCTTGGTAAAGCTGAAACCTTTGGTGGTTATTCAACTAAACGATCAAACTTTGATTATTTCACAGCAACTGCATCTGAAGCTGCCGCAGCGGGTAGCTATAAAATTCAAGTAGACCAACTGGCGGAGAGCCAAAAGCTGGCAACGGGTATAGTAACCGATGTGACCGAAGCATTAGGCAGTGGTTCCTTAGGTTTCACAGTGGATGGTGACAGCTTTTCAGTCGACATTGATGGTGATGATTCATTGCAAGATATTGTCAGCAAAATCAATGAGGCTGAGGACAACGTAGGTGTTACTGCGACCATTATCAACGGTGATGCAGGGGCACAATTGGTGTTGACCTCTAATGAAACTGGCACCGCGAATAATATTACTGTCGCTGCCACGGCTGATTTAGTAGGTTCGAAGTTGGATACGCTGTTCAACAATATGACCGAGATTCAGCCTGCAAAACAGGCCACAGTTTACATTGATGGTTTATTGGTTACCTCTAACTCTAATACATTAGATAACGCAATTACCGGTGTTACGCTTGACTTAACTGACGCCGATCCCAATGAAACTACTACCTTGACTGTATCTGCCAATACCAGTAAGCCGAAAGAAGCGATTGATGCGTTTGTTGAGGCCTATAATGAGATGATGACCACGGTTAAAAACCTCTCTAGCTTTAATGCAGATACCGAGACAGGCTCTGTGCTGCAAGGTGACTCCACCATACGCAGTATTCAGTCGCAGTTCCGTACCGCCATTTCATCCATGTTTGACACCGGTGACGGCACCATGGCACTGACCAATTTTGGCATCAGCACCACTCGGGAAGGAACATTAGAGGTTGACAGCGACAAACTGGATGATGCGTTAAAGAATAACGCTGTTGGCTTAACCCAGTTTTTTACCGCCGAAGACACGGGCTTTGCAGCGCGTTTATCCGCTATCGGTGAATCCTATACCCAAACTGGCGGAATATTGGATTCTCGTAATGAATCCTATGAGCGCAAGCTTGACCGAATCGCTGACGAGCGTGAGCGCCTCGATCGCAAAATGGCAGCCTATGAATCTCGCTTAACCGCGCAGTACAATGCAATGGATTTGTTAGTCGGGCAGTTGAACACTCAAAGCAGCACCATTCAAGCGCGCATTGATTCACTGCCAGGTCTAGTGCGAAATAACGACTAA
- the flgK gene encoding flagellar hook-associated protein FlgK: protein MAIDLLNIARTGVYSAQAQLGVTSNNISNVNTEGYNRQVATQVTDNSYLLGGNYFGTGSYVNEVKRIYNDFAAREMRSSQTALSGAETTHTKLSQLDELFSKVGIAVPSSLNDFYASLNSLADQPSDSGIRQNLLTSANQLAVSFNQIDGYLSSEMSQTNDEISSIATRINEISKEIAQINLELQKNQGTDPQLLDKQDTLIQELSKYAEVNVVPIEGGGRSVMFGSSFMLVSGQVAMTLGTQPGVSYPTEPDLTYTLGNTTLKVDASKIGGQLGALFDYRENILQPANQQLGLLALGVADAFNTQQAQGLDLNGNVGQNIFTDINDATFASSRVAAFKSNDATNPTPASLGVSLTDVSELTGNSYELKFDGTDYQLTNLQTAEVSTLTLNGSALEGGNGFVINILVGSMVSGDRFEIRPTGNAAQQIKVEMTDPAGIAAAGAYSADAANSADAQIRLISIDRSNAALPSNGSELSYTIDSAGNYSFSNDTGSIIGSGVAAGTPMQINSNGFVFQIDSLPATGESATYTFDFSGASGDNANAIAMAKLSDSQIMNGGKATLTDVYEQTKLSVGSDTKAAEVRVSSAQSIYDQAYNRVQTESGVNLDEEAANLLRFQQAYQASARVMTTANTIFDTLFNAVR, encoded by the coding sequence ATGGCAATTGATTTATTGAATATTGCTCGTACTGGCGTTTATTCAGCACAAGCGCAACTTGGGGTCACCAGTAACAACATCAGTAACGTCAATACTGAGGGATACAATCGCCAAGTCGCCACCCAAGTCACTGATAATTCTTATCTACTCGGCGGTAACTATTTTGGTACCGGTAGTTATGTTAATGAAGTAAAACGCATTTATAACGATTTTGCTGCCAGAGAAATGCGCAGTTCTCAAACGGCATTGAGCGGCGCTGAAACCACGCATACCAAACTCAGCCAATTAGACGAGCTGTTTTCCAAAGTGGGTATTGCCGTTCCCTCATCGCTGAACGATTTCTATGCCAGCTTAAATAGTCTTGCGGATCAACCGAGTGACAGCGGAATTCGGCAAAACCTGCTGACGAGCGCAAATCAATTGGCTGTTAGCTTTAATCAGATTGATGGCTATTTGAGCAGTGAAATGAGTCAAACCAATGACGAAATTAGCTCTATTGCCACTCGTATTAATGAGATCAGTAAAGAAATCGCCCAAATCAATCTTGAATTACAAAAGAATCAGGGCACAGATCCACAATTACTGGATAAACAAGACACGTTAATTCAAGAGCTCAGCAAGTATGCCGAGGTCAATGTTGTGCCGATTGAAGGTGGCGGCCGCAGCGTGATGTTTGGCAGCAGCTTCATGTTGGTTTCCGGCCAAGTGGCGATGACGCTCGGTACTCAGCCAGGTGTATCATATCCAACCGAGCCAGATTTAACTTACACCTTGGGCAACACCACCCTAAAAGTGGATGCGAGCAAAATTGGTGGTCAGCTCGGCGCCTTGTTTGATTACCGTGAAAATATTCTGCAGCCCGCCAATCAGCAGTTAGGTTTGTTGGCGCTCGGTGTTGCTGATGCATTTAATACTCAGCAAGCACAGGGGTTAGATTTAAACGGTAATGTCGGGCAAAACATCTTTACCGATATCAATGATGCTACCTTTGCCTCTTCGCGGGTAGCCGCGTTCAAAAGCAATGATGCCACCAATCCAACACCGGCTAGTCTCGGGGTATCACTCACTGATGTCAGCGAGTTAACCGGTAATAGCTATGAATTGAAATTCGATGGCACTGACTATCAGTTAACCAACCTGCAAACCGCAGAAGTTTCAACCTTGACGCTGAATGGCAGTGCGCTTGAAGGCGGCAATGGCTTTGTGATCAATATTCTGGTTGGTTCAATGGTAAGCGGTGACCGTTTTGAGATCCGTCCAACGGGTAACGCCGCACAACAGATTAAGGTCGAAATGACTGATCCCGCTGGCATCGCTGCCGCGGGTGCTTATAGTGCTGATGCCGCCAATTCTGCTGATGCCCAAATTCGGTTGATCAGTATTGACCGCAGCAATGCAGCGCTGCCTTCAAACGGCAGCGAATTGAGCTACACCATCGATTCTGCAGGTAACTATAGCTTCAGCAATGATACTGGCTCAATTATTGGTTCAGGCGTTGCTGCGGGGACACCAATGCAAATCAACAGCAATGGTTTTGTATTTCAAATCGATAGTTTGCCCGCGACAGGTGAATCTGCCACCTATACGTTTGATTTCAGTGGTGCTTCGGGTGATAACGCCAATGCCATTGCCATGGCAAAACTCAGCGACAGCCAAATTATGAATGGCGGCAAAGCCACGCTGACAGATGTCTATGAGCAGACCAAACTCAGTGTTGGCAGCGATACCAAAGCAGCCGAAGTGCGGGTGAGTTCTGCGCAAAGCATCTATGACCAAGCCTACAACCGAGTACAAACCGAATCTGGGGTCAACTTGGATGAAGAAGCCGCCAATCTATTGCGCTTCCAGCAGGCTTATCAGGCGTCGGCGCGGGTGATGACCACCGCCAACACTATTTTTGACACGTTATTTAACGCTGTGCGTTAG
- the flgJ gene encoding flagellar assembly peptidoglycan hydrolase FlgJ produces MNRLADTTQFMDLAGLDNLRSKALTDQKAALKEVAQQFEGIFVQMLMKSMREANAAFESDSPLNSQYTKFYEGMHDQQMSVNLSSKGMLGLADLMVQQLSPEGSNMTPASALHGQHGALAKDFNTSPQATAAANDTNLNSSENAVANTAATSSAINPELMALQQLSAKDIAAIEQKQPTALPQQAQLAAVLRGQKLPTQAAVEDLASPAQFVKTLYPYAKDAAEKLGTTPEVLLAQSALETGWGQKMTKAGNGQSSNNLFNIKAGNRWAGNTTVVDTLEYEQGHAVTKKEDFRVYDSIKASFDDYVQLINGNERYQTARDSAANPAAFIKGLADAGYATDPQYAQKVMRVLQSIKQDVGQWLGSEAQSVGASTTGAISYGN; encoded by the coding sequence ATGAATCGGCTGGCAGATACCACTCAATTTATGGACTTAGCAGGTCTTGATAACCTGCGTTCAAAAGCCCTGACAGATCAAAAAGCTGCGCTCAAAGAAGTGGCGCAGCAGTTTGAGGGTATCTTCGTGCAAATGTTGATGAAAAGCATGCGTGAAGCCAATGCCGCATTTGAGTCTGACAGCCCGCTGAACAGCCAGTACACCAAGTTTTATGAAGGCATGCACGATCAGCAGATGTCAGTGAATCTCTCCAGCAAAGGCATGTTGGGCTTGGCTGATTTGATGGTACAGCAGTTATCGCCTGAAGGTAGCAACATGACGCCAGCGTCAGCCTTACATGGCCAGCACGGAGCGTTGGCGAAAGATTTCAACACGTCACCACAGGCAACTGCTGCAGCCAATGATACTAACCTTAATTCGTCGGAAAATGCTGTAGCGAATACCGCAGCTACTTCATCAGCAATTAACCCTGAGCTAATGGCATTACAGCAATTATCAGCCAAGGATATTGCGGCAATTGAACAAAAACAGCCAACCGCTTTGCCGCAGCAAGCGCAGTTAGCGGCGGTATTACGTGGCCAAAAATTGCCGACACAAGCGGCAGTGGAAGATTTAGCGAGCCCTGCGCAGTTTGTTAAAACCTTGTACCCCTATGCCAAAGATGCTGCAGAAAAACTGGGCACCACACCTGAAGTGCTGTTAGCCCAATCAGCATTGGAAACCGGTTGGGGACAAAAGATGACCAAAGCGGGTAATGGTCAGTCGAGTAATAACTTATTCAACATCAAAGCGGGTAACCGTTGGGCGGGTAACACCACAGTTGTGGATACGCTGGAATATGAACAAGGCCACGCCGTGACCAAGAAAGAAGATTTCCGTGTGTATGACTCAATCAAAGCCAGCTTTGATGACTATGTGCAACTGATTAACGGCAACGAACGTTATCAAACGGCGCGTGACAGTGCCGCAAATCCGGCTGCGTTCATCAAAGGCTTAGCCGATGCCGGCTACGCAACCGATCCGCAATATGCACAAAAAGTTATGCGCGTGCTGCAAAGTATTAAACAAGATGTCGGCCAATGGTTGGGCAGTGAAGCGCAGTCAGTGGGTGCGTCAACGACAGGAGCAATAAGCTATGGCAATTGA
- a CDS encoding flagellar basal body P-ring protein FlgI has translation MKLLKLLLLSLCVIPFAHAERIKDIADIQGVRNNQLIGYGLVVGLPGTGEKTRYTEQTFMTMLKNFGINLPAGVRPKIKNSAVVAVNADMPAFIKPGQTIDVTVSSLGEAKSLRGGSLLQTFLKGVDGNVYAIAQGSLVVSGFSADGLDGSKVIQNTPTVGRIPNGAIVEREVPSAFATGDYLTFNLHSSDFTTAKRTADAINNLLGPGMARALDATSIQVSAPRDASQRVTYLSMLENIEVTPAEESAKVIVNSRTGTIVVGKDVRLLPAAITHGGLTVTISESPQASQPNALANGNTVVVPNSTLNVEQANRRMFMFDPGTTLDELVRAVNMVGAAPSDVLAILEALKVAGALHGELIVI, from the coding sequence ATGAAGTTACTTAAACTGTTGTTGCTCTCCTTGTGCGTCATTCCTTTCGCCCATGCCGAGCGGATAAAAGACATTGCCGATATTCAAGGCGTGCGTAATAACCAGTTGATTGGCTATGGCTTAGTGGTTGGTTTGCCGGGCACCGGGGAAAAGACCCGTTATACCGAACAAACCTTTATGACTATGCTGAAAAACTTCGGCATCAATTTGCCGGCGGGGGTTCGACCCAAAATCAAAAACTCCGCGGTGGTGGCGGTTAATGCGGATATGCCAGCCTTTATCAAGCCTGGGCAGACCATTGACGTGACCGTCTCTAGTCTTGGCGAAGCTAAAAGTTTGCGTGGTGGTAGTTTGTTGCAAACCTTTTTGAAAGGGGTGGATGGCAATGTCTACGCTATCGCCCAAGGCAGTTTAGTGGTCAGCGGTTTCAGTGCTGACGGCTTAGACGGCTCGAAAGTGATCCAAAATACCCCGACCGTTGGTCGCATTCCTAATGGCGCCATTGTTGAACGTGAAGTGCCCAGTGCGTTTGCCACTGGCGATTATTTGACATTTAACCTGCACAGTTCCGATTTTACCACCGCAAAACGTACCGCGGATGCCATCAATAATTTACTCGGCCCAGGTATGGCGCGCGCGCTGGATGCGACCTCCATTCAAGTCAGTGCCCCGCGTGATGCCTCACAGCGGGTAACCTATCTTTCCATGCTGGAAAATATTGAAGTCACTCCTGCCGAGGAAAGCGCCAAAGTTATCGTGAACTCGCGCACAGGTACCATTGTCGTCGGCAAAGATGTACGCCTGTTGCCTGCGGCGATTACCCACGGTGGTTTGACCGTCACCATCTCGGAATCGCCACAAGCGAGTCAACCCAATGCTCTTGCGAACGGCAACACCGTTGTGGTGCCCAACAGTACGCTCAATGTTGAACAAGCCAATCGCCGCATGTTTATGTTTGACCCTGGCACAACGCTCGATGAGTTAGTAAGAGCAGTAAACATGGTCGGTGCAGCACCATCAGATGTTCTGGCAATTTTAGAAGCATTAAAAGTGGCCGGAGCTTTGCATGGTGAGCTTATCGTGATTTGA
- a CDS encoding flagellin, translating into MAITVNTNVTSLSSQKNLNNANSALQTSMNRLSSGLRINSAKDDAAGLQISNRLTSQINGLDVAQRNANDGISIAQTAEGAMQQSTDILQRMRDLSLQSANGSNSSEDRAAMQKEITALQSELTRISDTTAFGGQKLLDGSYGTQAFQVGSNANETINVSLKAVGAADIGTYKSDAPGTKFGGPLVTGAAGANTSVGGSTTITKGTNTTTVVTALHDTATEVAAKINKSGSGVTATARTSVEADLTAAYVGGALTMKVDDGSSTSSLDLTGIANNEDLAKAINNVSGETGVSAKLEDGVLTITSDNGADIGFAVTGTNTAGAIALKNVAADGTKSATTSLTTTATEVVAVGAISLTSPESFSISGGITAELSTETSGVFAGVNTIDVSTAAGSQNALAIIDGAIASIDGQRADLGAVQNRMSFTINNLSNIATNVSDARSRVQDVDFAKETATMTKQQILSQTSSAMLAQANQLPQVALSLL; encoded by the coding sequence ATGGCCATTACCGTTAATACCAACGTGACCTCGCTGAGCTCACAAAAGAACTTGAACAACGCTAACAGCGCGTTGCAAACTTCTATGAATCGTTTGTCATCAGGCCTGCGTATTAACAGTGCCAAAGATGATGCCGCTGGTCTGCAAATCTCTAACCGTTTGACCAGCCAGATTAACGGTTTGGACGTAGCGCAACGTAACGCCAACGACGGTATCTCAATTGCACAAACCGCTGAAGGCGCGATGCAGCAATCAACTGATATTCTGCAACGTATGCGTGACTTGTCATTGCAATCTGCTAACGGTTCTAACTCATCAGAAGACCGTGCTGCGATGCAAAAAGAAATCACCGCCCTGCAAAGCGAGTTGACTCGTATTTCTGATACCACAGCATTCGGTGGTCAAAAACTGCTTGATGGCTCGTATGGTACTCAGGCCTTCCAAGTGGGGTCAAATGCCAACGAGACCATTAACGTGTCTCTCAAAGCTGTGGGTGCTGCAGATATTGGTACCTACAAATCTGATGCTCCAGGTACAAAATTTGGTGGGCCATTGGTCACAGGTGCTGCTGGTGCCAATACATCAGTTGGTGGTAGTACAACTATCACTAAAGGTACCAACACTACAACAGTAGTGACTGCACTACATGACACTGCAACCGAGGTTGCTGCAAAAATCAATAAGTCTGGTTCAGGAGTAACAGCGACTGCTCGGACTTCGGTAGAAGCGGATTTGACTGCTGCTTATGTTGGTGGCGCTCTGACAATGAAAGTTGATGACGGCAGCAGCACTTCTTCTCTAGATCTTACTGGTATCGCCAATAACGAAGATTTAGCAAAGGCTATTAACAATGTATCAGGTGAAACCGGTGTTAGCGCTAAATTGGAAGATGGTGTACTGACTATCACTAGTGATAACGGTGCAGATATAGGGTTTGCTGTCACCGGTACCAATACTGCAGGGGCAATCGCTCTTAAAAATGTTGCAGCAGATGGTACAAAAAGTGCTACTACTAGCTTGACTACTACAGCAACAGAAGTTGTAGCAGTTGGTGCAATATCGTTGACATCTCCAGAAAGCTTCTCTATCAGTGGTGGTATTACAGCAGAACTTTCTACAGAAACATCAGGTGTGTTTGCAGGTGTTAATACCATCGATGTGAGCACTGCGGCTGGCTCTCAGAATGCACTGGCTATCATCGATGGCGCGATTGCGAGTATCGACGGTCAACGTGCTGACCTCGGTGCGGTGCAAAACCGTATGAGCTTTACCATCAATAACTTGAGCAACATTGCAACCAACGTATCTGATGCACGTAGCCGTGTACAAGATGTCGACTTTGCCAAAGAAACTGCCACTATGACTAAGCAGCAGATTCTGTCGCAAACCTCGTCTGCGATGCTGGCGCAAGCGAACCAGTTGCCACAGGTTGCCCTGTCACTGCTGTAA
- the fliS gene encoding flagellar export chaperone FliS → MRGSIQSYRKVSLESQIADASPHKITQMLFSGALDRIAQSKSAMEQRDIATKGLLIGKAIGIIQGLKGTLVMDAGGDIAANLANLYDFMVQRLTEANINNDPAALDDVSGLLREIKEAWDAIPPEMHNVTSENH, encoded by the coding sequence ATGAGAGGCTCAATCCAGTCTTATCGCAAAGTTTCCCTTGAGAGCCAGATCGCCGATGCTTCTCCGCACAAAATTACGCAGATGTTATTTAGCGGTGCATTGGATCGTATCGCTCAATCAAAAAGTGCGATGGAGCAGCGCGATATCGCCACTAAGGGCTTATTGATCGGTAAAGCCATTGGCATTATTCAAGGGTTAAAGGGCACGTTGGTGATGGATGCCGGCGGCGATATCGCGGCAAATTTAGCGAACCTTTACGATTTTATGGTGCAACGTTTGACCGAGGCTAACATCAACAACGACCCTGCGGCGTTGGATGATGTATCAGGTTTGCTACGCGAGATTAAAGAAGCCTGGGATGCAATCCCCCCTGAAATGCATAACGTCACCTCAGAAAACCATTAA
- the flgL gene encoding flagellar hook-associated protein FlgL — MRISTAQLYNQSISSINKHQSSSNALMDQISSGKRVNTAGDDPVASIGIDNLSQQNTLIDQYLKNIDYATNHLALAESQLGDADTLTMSIRDNMLAALNGSYSESERQSLADEMQHGLDALLALANYRDGDGHYLFSGTLTEQQPFAFDNSGNIVYSGNDDTRQALVAAGVAIATNLPGDTAFMAAPNAMGDFSVNYSANQTGDFVVSAAEISDSAAYAAAPVGDYTISFTDDGAGGLNYQVSQGGAPLAAPAAFDPTNSIIFNGISMSFDGEPANGDSLTITEQANTNIFDTIQQAINLFTSGNDLQTPAGQSELAQLLNNFDSSVEQMRDARSVAGNALNSLDRITDNHQNLKLANSSALSTLEDLDFAEAISEFEKQQVALNASSQLFGRLSSFNLFDYI; from the coding sequence ATGAGGATCTCCACAGCACAACTCTACAATCAAAGCATCAGCAGCATTAATAAGCATCAAAGCAGCTCAAATGCATTGATGGATCAAATCTCCAGCGGCAAGCGGGTTAATACCGCCGGTGATGATCCTGTTGCGTCAATCGGTATCGATAACCTGAGTCAGCAAAACACCCTGATCGACCAGTATTTGAAGAACATTGACTATGCCACTAATCATCTCGCGTTAGCTGAAAGCCAATTGGGTGATGCCGACACTCTGACGATGTCGATTCGCGACAACATGTTAGCTGCATTAAACGGCAGTTACAGTGAAAGTGAGCGGCAAAGTCTTGCCGATGAGATGCAACATGGCCTCGATGCCCTGTTGGCATTGGCCAACTATCGCGATGGTGATGGTCATTATCTGTTTTCTGGCACCTTAACCGAACAACAACCGTTTGCTTTCGATAACAGCGGCAACATAGTCTATTCCGGCAATGATGATACTCGGCAAGCCTTGGTTGCCGCCGGCGTAGCCATTGCCACTAATTTGCCGGGTGACACCGCATTTATGGCGGCACCTAATGCCATGGGCGACTTTAGCGTCAATTATTCGGCAAACCAAACTGGTGATTTTGTGGTTAGCGCGGCTGAAATTAGCGATAGCGCTGCATATGCCGCCGCGCCAGTCGGGGATTACACCATTAGCTTCACTGATGACGGTGCTGGTGGGTTAAATTATCAAGTCTCTCAAGGTGGCGCACCATTAGCCGCACCTGCAGCATTTGATCCTACAAATTCTATTATATTCAATGGGATAAGTATGTCATTTGATGGTGAACCCGCAAATGGCGATAGCCTGACAATCACCGAACAAGCCAACACCAATATTTTTGACACCATTCAGCAGGCAATTAACCTGTTTACCAGCGGCAATGATCTGCAAACACCGGCAGGGCAATCCGAGTTGGCACAATTGTTGAATAACTTCGATAGCAGTGTCGAACAAATGCGCGATGCGCGCAGTGTGGCAGGTAATGCGCTCAATAGTTTAGACCGCATTACCGATAACCATCAGAACTTAAAGCTCGCCAACAGTTCTGCGTTATCCACACTAGAAGATTTGGACTTCGCTGAAGCCATTTCTGAGTTTGAAAAACAGCAGGTGGCGCTCAACGCCTCATCGCAGCTGTTCGGCAGACTGAGTTCATTCAACCTGTTTGACTATATCTAG